The Psychrobacter sp. LV10R520-6 genome includes a region encoding these proteins:
- a CDS encoding 4a-hydroxytetrahydrobiopterin dehydratase — MSELSQASCEVCRIGAPKVSDAEANELLQQIPDWSLLKVDGINQLQRKYKFKNFVTAMAFANRLGDIAEEEGHHPGMLVEWGKVTVTWWSHSIKGLHSNDFIMAAKTDKLLDR; from the coding sequence ATGTCCGAATTATCGCAAGCCAGCTGTGAAGTCTGCCGTATTGGCGCGCCAAAAGTCAGCGATGCAGAAGCAAACGAGTTATTACAACAAATCCCTGATTGGTCATTACTTAAGGTGGATGGTATCAACCAACTACAACGTAAATATAAATTTAAAAACTTTGTTACGGCTATGGCATTTGCCAATCGACTGGGAGATATTGCCGAAGAGGAAGGGCATCACCCTGGCATGTTAGTGGAATGGGGCAAAGTGACGGTTACGTGGTGGTCGCACAGCATCAAAGGCCTGCATAGCAACGACTTTATCATGGCAGCAAAGACAGATAAATTGCTTGATAGATAA